A single window of Acidobacteriota bacterium DNA harbors:
- the soxC gene encoding sulfite dehydrogenase translates to MTKNRTTRRRFLRASTAMAGLVAGGFVPEPGQSLGQIPEKLSADPAQDPRAYGSRSSHEKPLRNWAEGGGPSTFSPLSDQTGIITPSSLHYVFTRGITPPDINPDDHQLMIHGMVDRPLVFSMEELKRLPSVSRIHFIECVANTAPTRDRWKWSTAQLRFGKSSCSEWTGVLLSTVLKEAGVKKGAAWLLAESADRVRHAMNITLEKAMDDTLLAYGQNGEAIRPDQGYPLRLLAPGWEGVRNVKWLRRLQVGDQPFLTQIELGTNASLRADGKARWFNTEMGPKSVITNPSGGQQMRAKGFYEINGLAWSGLGTIRRVEISVDGGRNWQDAQLQQPLLPKAHTRFRLSWKWTGQQAVLQSRCTDDQNVRQPSLSEFAETWGVTPDYFQKTTNSVIHFNAIQPWRVNTDGSVTNAFWDA, encoded by the coding sequence ATGACTAAAAACAGGACAACTCGAAGACGCTTCTTACGGGCCAGCACGGCGATGGCTGGATTGGTCGCAGGCGGTTTCGTCCCTGAGCCGGGACAAAGCCTTGGGCAGATCCCGGAGAAGCTTTCCGCCGATCCCGCGCAGGACCCGCGGGCCTATGGATCGCGGTCGTCGCACGAGAAGCCGCTGCGCAATTGGGCCGAGGGCGGTGGGCCCAGCACGTTTTCGCCGCTCTCGGATCAAACCGGAATCATCACGCCATCCTCGCTCCATTATGTCTTCACTCGTGGCATCACGCCGCCGGACATCAATCCGGACGATCACCAGCTCATGATTCACGGCATGGTCGATCGTCCGCTGGTGTTCTCGATGGAGGAATTGAAGCGGCTGCCGTCGGTTTCGCGCATTCACTTCATCGAATGCGTGGCCAACACTGCGCCCACGCGCGACCGCTGGAAGTGGTCGACCGCGCAACTTCGTTTCGGCAAGTCGAGTTGCAGCGAGTGGACCGGCGTGCTGCTCTCCACGGTATTGAAGGAAGCGGGCGTCAAGAAGGGCGCGGCGTGGCTGCTGGCCGAGTCCGCTGACCGCGTACGCCACGCCATGAACATCACGCTTGAAAAAGCGATGGACGATACGCTGCTCGCCTACGGACAGAACGGCGAAGCGATCCGGCCCGATCAGGGCTACCCGCTGCGCCTGCTGGCGCCCGGTTGGGAGGGCGTGCGCAACGTGAAGTGGCTGCGGCGCCTGCAAGTGGGCGACCAGCCGTTCCTGACTCAGATCGAGCTGGGCACCAACGCCAGCCTGCGCGCCGACGGCAAGGCCCGCTGGTTCAATACGGAGATGGGCCCGAAGTCGGTCATCACCAATCCCTCGGGCGGACAGCAGATGCGCGCGAAGGGGTTCTACGAAATCAATGGGCTCGCCTGGTCGGGGCTGGGGACTATCCGCCGCGTGGAAATTTCCGTTGATGGCGGCCGCAATTGGCAGGACGCGCAGCTCCAGCAGCCGCTGTTGCCAAAGGCCCATACGCGTTTTCGCCTCTCCTGGAAATGGACCGGACAGCAGGCGGTTCTGCAATCGCGCTGCACCGACGATCAGAATGTCCGTCAGCCGTCGTTGAGTGAGTTCGCCGAGACCTGGGGAGTGACTCCTGACTACTTCCAAAAAACCACTAACAGCGTCATTCACTTTAATGCGATTCAACCCTGGCGCGTCAACACGGATGGGAGCGTGACCAATGCCTTCTGGGATGCGTAG
- a CDS encoding c-type cytochrome has product MPSGMRSHSLDSHLVRSYMVCSHSLRSCSCVLVAVVLWLCAAPWVMPAQAQGPAYEMGRAPTDEEMRRLGTSISPDGQGLPAGSGTSGKGAELYARRCAGCHGAKLEGTKNAPSLAGGKGSIGTAQPDRTIGSFWPFAPPIWDYVKRAMPPGQGGSLTDDEAYSLTAFILHRNELIQESDLIDAKSLPKVKMPNRDGFLPAKLEDINKQRCRVGTCR; this is encoded by the coding sequence ATGCCTTCTGGGATGCGTAGTCACTCACTGGATAGTCACTTGGTCCGTAGTTACATGGTTTGTAGTCACTCACTGCGCAGTTGCTCCTGCGTGTTAGTCGCCGTTGTGCTGTGGCTCTGCGCCGCGCCATGGGTGATGCCTGCGCAGGCACAAGGGCCGGCTTATGAAATGGGCCGCGCGCCCACGGACGAGGAAATGCGCCGATTGGGAACTTCGATTTCTCCTGATGGCCAGGGCCTGCCCGCGGGCAGCGGGACTTCAGGCAAGGGCGCGGAACTCTACGCGCGCCGCTGCGCTGGTTGCCACGGCGCGAAGCTCGAAGGGACAAAGAACGCTCCCAGCCTGGCCGGCGGCAAGGGCAGCATCGGCACCGCGCAACCGGATCGCACTATCGGAAGTTTCTGGCCGTTCGCGCCGCCGATCTGGGACTACGTCAAGCGCGCCATGCCGCCCGGCCAGGGCGGGTCACTCACTGACGATGAAGCCTACTCACTCACCGCTTTCATTTTGCATCGCAACGAACTCATTCAGGAAAGTGACTTGATCGACGCGAAGTCACTGCCCAAAGTAAAGATGCCCAATCGCGATGGCTTCCTACCCGCAAAGTTGGAGGACATCAACAAGCAGCGCTGCCGCGTGGGCACCTGTAGGTAG
- a CDS encoding photosynthetic reaction center cytochrome c subunit, with the protein MKSATLSIGLLAIWATFIATLVVAQRELAPAPPQFTPIPPPKMGYIPPPPNPALGKPSNKTAEQVYANITALNGVPYGEVIPGMQVMSEALGVECEHCHSASGDRDVEGNPNKDIARDMIRMVRDLNQRSFGGRNVISCFTCHRGSAAPVAAINLDRTGERTPEVVSPSVQDALPSLRQVLDKYVNALGSSGAVQKNTSRVEEGSLTILSNRNQVVAVQGFSQAPDQRLTKGFTVSHLGNSAQAFGVVNGAQGWMRESNGPVRLMFGWRRDAAQLEDLLNLPRRVEQLLRDLLVNRRENVNGRDAIVLAGRTEFLPLVELSFDAATGLLLRTMYYVDSTAGRMPSRIDYSDYRDVDGVKVPFHWDVTLVRGVRVAYQLNRVRQNVAVDAAQFALPNPPPSLYR; encoded by the coding sequence ATGAAGTCCGCGACACTCAGCATCGGGCTGCTGGCGATATGGGCCACATTCATTGCCACGCTGGTGGTGGCACAAAGAGAATTGGCTCCTGCGCCGCCTCAATTTACTCCCATACCTCCACCTAAAATGGGATATATTCCACCGCCTCCCAATCCTGCTTTAGGAAAGCCGTCGAACAAGACTGCCGAGCAAGTTTACGCCAATATTACGGCATTGAATGGCGTTCCCTATGGCGAAGTGATTCCCGGCATGCAGGTCATGTCCGAGGCGCTGGGCGTCGAGTGCGAGCATTGCCACAGCGCCAGTGGCGACCGCGATGTTGAGGGCAATCCCAATAAAGACATCGCGCGCGATATGATCCGCATGGTGCGCGACCTGAACCAGCGCAGCTTCGGCGGTCGCAACGTGATCAGTTGCTTCACCTGCCATCGCGGCAGCGCGGCGCCGGTCGCGGCAATTAATTTGGATCGCACCGGTGAGCGGACGCCCGAAGTCGTTTCACCCTCCGTACAGGACGCGCTGCCTTCGCTTCGCCAGGTGCTGGACAAATATGTCAACGCGCTGGGCAGCTCTGGCGCGGTGCAGAAGAACACCTCGCGCGTGGAGGAAGGCTCGCTCACCATTCTCAGTAATCGGAATCAGGTGGTTGCAGTCCAGGGTTTTTCTCAGGCTCCGGACCAGCGCCTCACCAAGGGCTTTACTGTCTCGCACCTGGGCAATAGCGCGCAGGCTTTCGGAGTGGTGAACGGAGCGCAAGGCTGGATGCGCGAAAGCAATGGTCCGGTCCGCCTAATGTTCGGCTGGCGGCGCGACGCGGCGCAACTCGAGGACTTGCTCAATCTGCCGCGGCGCGTGGAGCAGTTGCTGCGCGATCTGCTCGTCAATCGCCGCGAAAACGTGAATGGGCGTGACGCGATTGTGCTTGCCGGCCGCACGGAATTTCTGCCGCTTGTGGAGTTGAGCTTTGACGCCGCGACCGGCCTGCTGCTACGCACCATGTACTATGTGGACTCCACCGCGGGCCGCATGCCCAGCCGCATTGATTACTCCGATTATCGGGACGTAGACGGCGTAAAGGTTCCGTTCCATTGGGATGTAACGCTAGTGCGTGGCGTGCGTGTGGCGTATCAATTGAATCGCGTGCGGCAGAATGTCGCGGTGGATGCGGCGCAGTTTGCGCTGCCCAATCCGCCGCCGTCGCTGTACCGCTAA